One Citricoccus sp. K5 DNA window includes the following coding sequences:
- the rsfS gene encoding ribosome silencing factor, whose translation MTIPETTLTALKLAGQAAADKQATDIVAVDVAQQMGLTDAFLIASAGSERQVVSVVDEIEDVLTQQLTLDALRREGKAGGRWVLLDYGHFVVHVQHEEERVFYALDRLWKDSPLVDLGLADGVAAEEGGSTVHPDEGQRDWTPSRDQD comes from the coding sequence ATGACCATTCCCGAGACCACCCTGACCGCACTCAAACTGGCCGGACAGGCCGCCGCAGACAAGCAGGCCACAGACATCGTGGCCGTTGACGTGGCGCAGCAGATGGGCCTCACGGACGCCTTCCTGATCGCCTCCGCCGGCTCCGAACGGCAAGTCGTCTCGGTGGTGGACGAGATCGAGGACGTGCTGACCCAACAGCTCACGCTGGATGCCCTCCGCCGCGAGGGCAAGGCCGGTGGCCGATGGGTCCTGCTGGACTACGGACACTTCGTGGTGCACGTCCAGCACGAGGAGGAGCGCGTGTTCTATGCGCTGGACCGCCTCTGGAAGGATTCCCCCCTGGTGGACCTTGGGTTGGCCGATGGCGTGGCCGCGGAAGAGGGCGGCTCCACGGTGCACCCGGACGAGGGCCAGCGGGATTGGACCCCCAGCCGGGATCAGGATTGA
- a CDS encoding histidine phosphatase family protein yields the protein MRLVLLRHGRTAWNAEERYQGHTDIPLDDVGRSQAAEAAVRLAGHHFDLAASSPLVRARATAESVVDGRGLDLVLHEEFKETGGGTWEGLSFSEIRTQWPDDWTTWRNSHLDHGPLDGETPRQSGTRVITAITRMVGEAESTLGTPEAMLVTAHGNCLRAAATLLTGMDAAGMGRLERLRNGAAIVLEGSPQRPGRWRIEAYNA from the coding sequence ATGCGACTGGTCTTGTTGCGGCATGGCCGCACGGCGTGGAACGCCGAGGAGCGCTACCAGGGACACACGGATATCCCCCTGGACGACGTCGGCCGGTCCCAGGCCGCGGAGGCCGCGGTCCGGCTGGCCGGCCACCATTTCGACCTGGCGGCATCCTCACCCTTAGTCCGGGCCCGCGCCACCGCGGAATCCGTGGTGGACGGCCGTGGTCTGGACCTGGTGCTGCACGAGGAGTTCAAGGAGACCGGCGGCGGCACCTGGGAGGGTCTGAGCTTCAGCGAGATCCGGACCCAGTGGCCGGACGACTGGACCACGTGGCGCAACTCCCATCTGGACCACGGCCCCTTGGACGGGGAGACCCCGCGGCAGTCGGGCACCCGGGTGATCACTGCCATCACCCGCATGGTGGGCGAGGCGGAGTCCACCCTCGGCACGCCGGAGGCCATGCTGGTCACGGCCCACGGCAACTGCCTCCGGGCCGCGGCTACGCTTCTGACCGGCATGGACGCCGCCGGGATGGGGCGGTTGGAGCGGCTGCGCAATGGTGCGGCGATCGTGCTCGAGGGCTCGCCGCAGCGCCCCGGGCGTTGGCGGATCGAGGCCTACAACGCGTGA
- a CDS encoding ribonuclease J translates to MARSPRKSKSPSGVPSGGLRVTPLGGLGEVGRNMTVFEYNGKLLIVDCGVLFPEEHQPGIDVILPDFTSLQGRWDDIVGIVLTHGHEDHIGGVPYLLKERPNIPLIGSQLTLAFITAKLTEHKITPVTVHVEAEDIHQSGPFELEFVAVNHSIPDALAVAIRTPAGLVLHTGDFKMDQFPLDGRITDLRHFARLGEEGVDLFLTDSTNAEVPGFTISERELTPAIDQVFATAPKRIIVSSFASHVHRIQQVLDSAHAHGRKVAFVGRSMVKNMGIARELDYLKIPRGLVVDFKKLQSMPDNKVTLICTGSQGEPLAALSRMANGSHQIRLGADDTVLMASSLIPGNENAIYGIINKFTDLGVKVVHKGNAKVHVSGHASAGELVYCYNIVQPTHVMPVHGESKHLHANADLAVKTGIAPERVLVVKDGTTVDLVNGKAAVSGQVEAGLVYVDGHTVGKVTEETLKERTSLQEGGAVTVVALVDADTNQLAEPLEFVTKGFIQDKVIFDGAAKKVSIALSKPSVSEIDDLDKLEQLIGETVARHLDRAYRRAPVLTVVVIDA, encoded by the coding sequence TTGGCCCGTTCGCCCCGCAAGTCCAAGTCCCCGTCCGGCGTTCCTTCCGGGGGGCTGCGGGTCACGCCGCTGGGAGGCCTCGGCGAGGTCGGGCGCAACATGACCGTCTTCGAGTACAACGGCAAGCTGTTGATCGTCGACTGCGGTGTGCTGTTCCCCGAGGAGCACCAGCCCGGTATCGACGTCATCCTGCCGGACTTCACGTCCCTGCAGGGCCGCTGGGATGACATTGTCGGCATCGTCCTGACGCACGGCCACGAGGACCACATCGGCGGCGTCCCCTACCTGCTCAAGGAACGCCCGAACATCCCCCTGATCGGCTCCCAGCTGACCTTGGCGTTCATCACCGCCAAGCTCACCGAGCACAAGATCACCCCGGTGACAGTGCACGTGGAGGCCGAGGACATCCACCAGTCCGGCCCCTTCGAGCTCGAGTTCGTGGCCGTGAACCACTCCATCCCGGACGCGCTGGCCGTGGCCATCCGCACCCCGGCCGGCCTGGTCCTGCACACGGGCGACTTCAAGATGGACCAGTTCCCGCTGGACGGCCGGATCACGGACCTGCGTCACTTCGCCCGCCTGGGCGAGGAGGGCGTGGACCTGTTCCTCACCGACTCCACCAACGCCGAGGTCCCCGGCTTCACCATCTCCGAGCGCGAACTGACCCCGGCGATCGACCAGGTCTTCGCCACCGCACCGAAGCGGATCATCGTCTCCAGCTTCGCCAGCCACGTGCACCGGATCCAGCAGGTCCTGGACTCCGCGCACGCCCACGGCCGCAAGGTGGCGTTCGTGGGGCGGTCCATGGTCAAGAACATGGGGATCGCGCGCGAGCTGGACTACCTGAAGATCCCACGCGGGCTGGTGGTGGATTTCAAGAAGCTGCAGTCGATGCCGGACAACAAGGTCACCCTGATCTGCACCGGCTCCCAGGGCGAGCCGCTGGCGGCGCTGTCCCGGATGGCCAACGGCAGCCACCAGATCAGGCTCGGCGCGGATGACACGGTGCTGATGGCCAGCTCGCTGATCCCCGGCAACGAGAACGCCATCTACGGCATCATCAACAAGTTCACGGACCTCGGGGTCAAGGTGGTGCACAAGGGCAACGCCAAGGTGCACGTCTCCGGACACGCCTCCGCCGGCGAACTCGTCTACTGCTACAACATCGTCCAGCCCACGCACGTCATGCCCGTCCACGGTGAGTCCAAGCACCTGCACGCCAACGCGGACCTCGCCGTCAAGACCGGCATCGCCCCTGAGCGCGTGCTGGTCGTCAAGGACGGCACCACCGTGGACCTGGTCAACGGCAAGGCCGCTGTCTCCGGTCAGGTCGAGGCCGGCCTGGTCTATGTGGACGGCCACACCGTCGGCAAGGTCACCGAGGAGACCCTGAAGGAGCGCACGTCGCTGCAGGAAGGCGGCGCCGTGACGGTCGTGGCCCTCGTGGACGCGGACACCAACCAGCTCGCCGAGCCGCTCGAGTTCGTCACCAAGGGCTTCATCCAGGACAAGGTGATCTTCGACGGTGCAGCCAAGAAGGTCTCGATCGCCCTGTCCAAGCCGTCCG